In Sphingomonas sp. LR60, the following are encoded in one genomic region:
- a CDS encoding HIT domain-containing protein, with product MSVDATLPYDDGNIFARLLRGEIPSKRVYEDDHTIVFHDIAPWAPTHLLAVPRGSYVSWDDFAASASEAEIVSFTRAIGQAARAAGLVAGGYRLIANTGLDSHQEVPHLHVHILGGRPLGAMLVQNDSRD from the coding sequence CGTCGACGCCACCCTGCCCTATGACGACGGCAACATCTTCGCACGGCTGTTGCGCGGTGAGATCCCGTCGAAGCGCGTCTATGAGGACGATCACACGATCGTTTTCCACGACATCGCGCCCTGGGCGCCGACGCACCTGCTGGCGGTGCCGCGCGGCAGCTACGTCAGCTGGGACGATTTCGCTGCCAGTGCGAGCGAGGCCGAGATCGTCAGCTTCACGCGCGCGATCGGACAGGCTGCACGCGCCGCCGGGTTGGTCGCGGGCGGCTATCGCCTGATCGCCAACACCGGACTCGATTCGCATCAGGAGGTGCCGCACCTTCACGTCCATATCCTCGGCGGACGTCCGCTGGGTGCGATGCTGGTGCAGAACGACAGCCGCGACTGA